From Streptomyces sp. NBC_01460, a single genomic window includes:
- a CDS encoding VOC family protein, producing the protein MTTTLGSFVLGTPDPPALADFYRALLGWEEVERTPEWVRLRAPGHERPGLSFQLEADHTPPVWPQKPGTQQMQAHVDLQVDDLVAETERACALGAAREEHQPQEGVQVLRDPHGHPFCLFLPGA; encoded by the coding sequence ATGACGACGACGCTCGGTTCCTTCGTTCTCGGTACTCCCGATCCACCCGCGCTGGCCGACTTCTACCGCGCTCTGCTGGGCTGGGAGGAAGTCGAGCGGACACCGGAATGGGTGCGGCTGCGTGCTCCCGGACACGAACGACCGGGCCTCAGCTTCCAGCTGGAGGCCGACCACACGCCCCCGGTGTGGCCTCAGAAGCCGGGCACCCAGCAGATGCAGGCGCACGTGGACCTGCAGGTCGACGACCTGGTCGCGGAGACGGAGCGAGCTTGTGCCCTGGGCGCGGCACGGGAGGAGCACCAGCCTCAAGAGGGCGTACAGGTCCTCCGTGACCCTCACGGCCACCCGTTCTGCCTCTTCCTGCCGGGCGCCTGA
- a CDS encoding ATP-binding cassette domain-containing protein, with amino-acid sequence MTGPAVPATSPRTDGSVVLSLRGVSKQFGAVAALSGVDLDVAAGEVVAVVGDNGAGKSTLVKILSGVHAPDAGTIFFQGEEVRFDSPGAAHARGIATVYQDLALCENLDVKANLFLGQELRPWMLDDVSMERRSWELLRELGARIPALDVPVAALSGGQRQTVAIARALLGRPEVVLLDEPTAALGVAQTAEVLNLIERLKGNGLGTVMISHNMEDVRAVADRVAVLRLGRNNGVFDAREVSSEEVVAAITGAADNAVSQRAARRAATSRQEEGQP; translated from the coding sequence ATGACCGGCCCCGCGGTCCCCGCCACGTCTCCTCGAACCGACGGATCCGTCGTGCTGTCGCTGAGGGGTGTGAGCAAGCAGTTCGGTGCCGTCGCCGCGCTCAGCGGGGTCGACCTCGATGTCGCGGCCGGTGAGGTGGTCGCCGTGGTGGGGGACAACGGCGCGGGGAAGTCCACGCTCGTGAAGATCCTCTCCGGGGTCCACGCCCCCGACGCGGGGACGATCTTTTTCCAGGGCGAGGAGGTCAGGTTCGACTCCCCGGGCGCCGCGCACGCGCGGGGCATCGCGACGGTCTACCAGGACCTGGCGCTGTGCGAGAACCTCGACGTGAAGGCGAATCTCTTCCTCGGTCAGGAGCTCCGGCCCTGGATGCTGGACGACGTCTCCATGGAGAGGCGGTCCTGGGAGCTGCTGCGTGAGCTGGGGGCCAGGATTCCCGCGCTCGACGTCCCCGTGGCCGCTCTCTCCGGCGGGCAGCGGCAGACGGTGGCGATCGCCCGTGCGCTGCTCGGCCGGCCGGAGGTCGTGCTGCTGGACGAACCGACGGCCGCCCTCGGCGTCGCGCAGACCGCCGAGGTGCTCAACCTCATCGAGCGGCTCAAGGGCAACGGGCTCGGCACCGTCATGATCAGCCACAACATGGAGGACGTCCGAGCGGTGGCCGACCGGGTCGCCGTGCTCAGACTCGGCCGGAACAACGGCGTGTTCGACGCCCGGGAGGTCTCGTCCGAGGAAGTCGTCGCCGCCATCACCGGGGCGGCCGACAACGCCGTTTCGCAGCGTGCCGCGCGCCGCGCGGCCACCTCTCGACAGGAGGAGGGACAGCCGTGA
- a CDS encoding FGGY-family carbohydrate kinase, translating into MTGGPDIWLGVDLGTQGVRAVAVASDGRVLGTGSSPLTSHRRGERHEQDPEQWWRAVCSAVGQTCAAGADPRRIRALAVDATSGTVTLTDRHGRCVTPGLMYDDGRATVETEQVNALGAHQWAKAGYRRMQRSWGLPKLCRLLDRYPHAVADGWRLAHQSDVINRRLVGHDVPTDTGNALKSGADAATVTWPEKVFAALGIPAGVLPGLVLPGTVIGEVCAGAAAECGLVPGIPVVAGTTDGCAAQLGSGATAVGSWNSVLGTTLVLKGVTEDLLRDPNGVVYSHRSPSGHWLPGGASSTGAGLVAREFAGADLDRLTDAAEPLLPTGLLRYPLVSPGERFPFVAPDAVAFTSRGPAGRTEDFAALMQGVAYVERLCFDYVDLLGAPVDGAVVLTGGATRNPVWNQLRADVLRRPVSLPRHGGPALGMAVLAASACGEHGATGASLDRAAAAMVRVDRVLEPRSTHRSAHDEGYARLLGLLVGRGWLPGTVADHARERTAP; encoded by the coding sequence GTGACCGGCGGCCCGGACATCTGGCTCGGCGTCGACCTGGGCACGCAGGGGGTGCGCGCGGTCGCCGTGGCGTCGGACGGCCGGGTGCTCGGCACGGGATCGTCGCCGCTGACCAGTCACCGGCGGGGCGAACGCCATGAGCAGGACCCGGAACAGTGGTGGCGTGCGGTCTGCTCGGCCGTCGGGCAGACCTGCGCGGCGGGCGCCGACCCGCGGCGCATCCGGGCGCTGGCCGTCGACGCGACCTCCGGAACCGTCACCCTGACCGACCGGCACGGCAGGTGCGTCACCCCCGGTCTCATGTACGACGACGGCCGCGCGACGGTGGAGACGGAGCAGGTCAACGCGCTCGGCGCACACCAGTGGGCCAAGGCGGGCTACCGCCGGATGCAGCGCTCCTGGGGGCTTCCCAAGCTCTGCCGGCTGCTCGACAGGTACCCGCACGCGGTGGCGGACGGCTGGCGCCTCGCCCACCAGAGCGACGTGATCAACCGCAGGCTCGTCGGACACGACGTGCCCACGGACACCGGCAACGCCCTCAAGTCCGGAGCAGACGCCGCGACGGTGACCTGGCCCGAGAAGGTCTTCGCCGCGCTGGGGATCCCCGCCGGCGTCCTGCCCGGCCTGGTGCTGCCCGGCACCGTGATCGGCGAGGTCTGCGCCGGTGCCGCGGCCGAGTGCGGGCTCGTCCCCGGCATTCCCGTGGTCGCCGGGACGACCGACGGCTGTGCGGCCCAGCTGGGCTCCGGGGCGACCGCGGTCGGCAGCTGGAACTCGGTGCTGGGCACGACGCTCGTCCTCAAGGGGGTCACCGAGGACCTGCTGCGCGACCCGAACGGCGTCGTCTACTCCCACCGCTCCCCTTCCGGCCACTGGCTGCCCGGCGGTGCGTCCAGCACGGGTGCGGGCCTGGTGGCCCGGGAGTTCGCCGGTGCCGACCTGGACCGGCTGACCGATGCGGCGGAGCCCTTGCTGCCCACCGGCCTGCTGCGCTATCCGCTGGTCTCTCCCGGGGAGCGGTTCCCCTTCGTCGCCCCGGACGCGGTCGCGTTCACCAGCCGTGGACCGGCGGGCCGCACCGAGGACTTCGCCGCGCTGATGCAGGGGGTCGCGTACGTCGAACGCCTCTGCTTCGACTACGTGGACCTGCTCGGCGCCCCCGTCGACGGGGCCGTCGTCCTCACCGGCGGCGCGACCCGCAACCCGGTGTGGAACCAGCTCCGCGCCGATGTGCTGCGGCGTCCCGTGTCGCTGCCCCGCCATGGCGGGCCCGCGCTCGGCATGGCCGTACTCGCCGCCTCCGCCTGCGGGGAGCACGGCGCCACCGGGGCCTCGCTGGACCGTGCCGCCGCCGCGATGGTGCGGGTGGACCGGGTCCTGGAGCCGCGGTCCACGCACCGGTCCGCGCACGACGAGGGCTACGCCCGGCTGCTCGGCCTGCTGGTCGGGCGTGGCTGGCTGCCCGGGACCGTCGCGGACCACGCACGAGAAAGGACCGCACCATGA
- a CDS encoding ABC transporter substrate-binding protein, with amino-acid sequence MRRTARRALLGILALGTLVSCAEEPGTTGSDNGGGVGKVAFLMPDLASTRYERYDAPLFRKRMGALCQECDVIYQNADSDAALQQQQANSAMAQGAKVIVLDPVDSDSASTIVQAAHSQGVKVIAYDRPVSDKPADFYISFDNEAIGESIGRSLVGHLEKTGAKGGLLQVNGSPTDAAAGLIKKGIHKAVDGSGFDLLAEYDTPDWSPEKAQQWVNGQIAQHSGHIVGVVAANDGTGGGAIAAFKGSEVKVPPVTGNDAELAAIQRIVSGDQYNTISKPIKTVAEAAAEAAHQLMKGEKPKADTTLFDTPSQLFEPTVVTRENLKDVVFGPDGVLEAEDVCTRVYADGCRRLGIR; translated from the coding sequence ATGAGAAGAACGGCACGTCGTGCACTCCTCGGAATCCTCGCTCTGGGCACCCTCGTCTCGTGCGCGGAGGAACCCGGCACGACAGGTTCCGACAACGGCGGCGGCGTAGGCAAGGTCGCGTTCCTGATGCCCGACCTCGCCTCCACCCGGTACGAGCGGTACGACGCCCCGCTCTTCAGGAAGCGCATGGGTGCGCTCTGCCAGGAGTGCGACGTCATCTACCAGAACGCCGACAGCGACGCCGCGTTGCAACAACAGCAGGCCAACTCCGCCATGGCACAGGGCGCCAAGGTGATCGTGCTGGATCCGGTCGACTCCGATTCGGCGTCCACCATCGTGCAGGCGGCGCATTCCCAGGGCGTCAAGGTGATCGCCTATGACCGCCCGGTGTCCGACAAGCCGGCGGATTTCTACATCTCGTTCGACAACGAGGCGATCGGCGAATCCATCGGCCGGTCATTGGTCGGCCACCTCGAGAAGACAGGAGCGAAGGGCGGACTGCTCCAGGTCAACGGCTCTCCGACCGACGCCGCCGCCGGGCTGATCAAGAAGGGCATCCACAAGGCCGTCGACGGCAGCGGGTTCGACCTGCTCGCCGAGTACGACACCCCGGACTGGTCGCCGGAGAAGGCGCAGCAGTGGGTGAACGGGCAGATCGCGCAGCACTCCGGGCACATCGTGGGCGTGGTGGCCGCCAACGACGGCACGGGCGGCGGGGCGATCGCGGCCTTCAAGGGCTCCGAGGTGAAGGTCCCGCCGGTCACCGGAAACGACGCCGAGCTGGCGGCGATCCAGCGCATCGTGTCGGGCGACCAGTACAACACCATCTCCAAGCCCATCAAGACGGTCGCCGAGGCGGCGGCGGAGGCCGCCCACCAGCTGATGAAGGGGGAGAAACCGAAGGCGGACACGACCCTCTTCGACACGCCCTCGCAGCTGTTCGAACCGACGGTGGTGACCCGGGAGAACCTCAAGGACGTGGTCTTCGGCCCCGACGGGGTGCTCGAGGCCGAAGACGTCTGCACCCGTGTGTACGCCGACGGCTGCCGACGGCTGGGCATCCGGTAG
- a CDS encoding histidine phosphatase family protein — translation MSVHVFLVRHGESVWHEENRYAGVTDIALSPHGRAQASGLAMWAGGADLTAVWSSPMRRCRETAEGCADRAGLPLILEPRLRELNFGVAEGLTRAELRERLPGALKAFEADPVGNHFPEGEDPVAAGERYTGFLAGLRTGHPEGRVLVVAHSTAIRLALCRLLGIPPRDYRRVFPRLANCALTELILRDGTPSLLALNQHVTPGVPE, via the coding sequence ATGAGCGTCCATGTCTTCCTCGTCCGGCACGGGGAGAGCGTCTGGCACGAGGAGAACCGCTACGCCGGGGTCACCGACATCGCGCTCTCCCCGCACGGCCGCGCCCAGGCGTCCGGGCTCGCCATGTGGGCGGGTGGTGCGGACCTCACGGCGGTGTGGTCGTCCCCGATGCGACGCTGCCGGGAGACCGCGGAGGGGTGCGCGGACCGCGCCGGTCTGCCACTGATCCTCGAACCACGGCTGCGCGAACTGAATTTCGGCGTCGCCGAGGGGCTGACCCGCGCCGAGCTGCGGGAGCGCCTGCCCGGCGCGCTGAAGGCCTTCGAGGCCGACCCGGTCGGGAACCACTTCCCGGAGGGCGAGGACCCCGTCGCCGCCGGCGAGCGCTACACCGGTTTCCTCGCCGGTCTGCGGACCGGTCACCCGGAGGGCCGCGTGCTCGTCGTGGCCCACTCCACCGCCATCCGGCTCGCGCTCTGCCGGCTCCTGGGGATCCCGCCGCGGGACTACCGCCGTGTCTTCCCCCGCCTGGCCAACTGCGCGCTGACCGAACTGATCCTCCGCGACGGCACACCCTCGCTGCTGGCGCTGAACCAGCACGTGACCCCAGGAGTACCCGAGTGA
- a CDS encoding FGGY-family carbohydrate kinase, translating into MTSLAIDAGTTTVKVVGYGSDGTELTVSHRPTRVLRPRPGHAEQDMDEVWEAVASAVREVAAALPEPPELVAVTGQGDGAWLVDGRGHPTGPAVLWNDGRATDVVTGWERDGTLEQAFRICGSRLSTGMPNAVLAWLREHDPERTRRSRSLLTCGGWLFLKLTGEAAVDESEASAPFLDLGRRSWSEKLFELYGLEWARDLLPPLRDDDHRVTALSTTAAVGTGLPAGIPVVLAPYDICATAIGSGAVVAGRACTVLGTTLSTEIVTDSAGCVLTDEPVGITVALGVPGHYLRAFPTMSGGDMLHWGARLLGLASATDLMALAERGAENTAGVRFLPYVSSAGERAPFYDPAARGSLSGLSLDSGREDVARAVVEGVTMAIRDCLAASAATPELLTLSGGGARSAYWTQLIADVAGLPVAIPADTETGARGAWLTGMVATGREPDFATAAARHVRISVTCEPDAAKGGAVGDRYAEFLRLRELHRPIWALGRGGAGLAEGAGA; encoded by the coding sequence ATGACATCGCTGGCCATCGACGCCGGCACCACCACGGTCAAGGTCGTCGGATACGGCTCCGACGGAACGGAACTGACGGTGAGCCACCGTCCGACCCGGGTGCTGCGGCCCCGTCCGGGCCACGCGGAACAGGACATGGACGAGGTCTGGGAGGCCGTCGCCTCGGCCGTCAGGGAGGTCGCGGCCGCGCTGCCCGAGCCGCCGGAGCTGGTCGCCGTCACCGGGCAGGGCGACGGAGCATGGCTCGTCGACGGGCGGGGCCACCCCACCGGGCCCGCGGTGCTGTGGAACGACGGACGGGCCACCGACGTGGTCACCGGGTGGGAGCGCGACGGCACCCTGGAACAGGCCTTCAGGATCTGCGGCTCCCGCCTGTCCACCGGCATGCCCAACGCCGTGCTCGCCTGGTTGCGGGAGCACGATCCGGAGCGGACGCGCCGCTCCCGCTCCCTGCTGACCTGCGGCGGCTGGCTCTTCCTGAAGCTCACCGGGGAGGCGGCCGTGGACGAGTCCGAGGCGTCGGCACCGTTCCTGGACCTCGGGCGGCGCTCGTGGTCCGAGAAGCTGTTCGAGCTGTACGGCCTGGAGTGGGCCCGGGACCTGCTGCCCCCGCTCCGGGACGACGACCACCGGGTGACCGCGCTCAGCACCACCGCCGCCGTCGGGACGGGACTGCCCGCCGGCATCCCGGTGGTGCTGGCGCCCTACGACATCTGCGCCACCGCCATCGGCTCCGGCGCGGTCGTCGCCGGCCGCGCCTGCACCGTGCTCGGCACCACCCTGTCCACCGAGATCGTCACCGACTCCGCCGGCTGTGTGCTCACCGACGAACCGGTGGGCATCACCGTCGCCCTGGGCGTCCCCGGGCACTATCTGCGCGCCTTCCCCACCATGAGCGGCGGCGACATGCTGCACTGGGGCGCACGGCTCCTCGGGCTCGCCTCGGCCACCGACCTGATGGCGCTGGCCGAGCGCGGCGCCGAGAACACGGCCGGTGTGCGGTTCCTCCCCTACGTCTCCTCGGCGGGGGAACGTGCCCCGTTCTACGACCCGGCAGCCCGCGGTTCCCTGTCCGGCCTCTCCCTGGACAGCGGCCGGGAGGACGTGGCCCGCGCGGTGGTGGAAGGTGTCACCATGGCGATCCGCGACTGCCTCGCCGCCTCCGCGGCCACCCCGGAGCTTCTGACCCTCAGCGGCGGCGGTGCCAGAAGCGCGTACTGGACCCAGCTGATCGCGGATGTCGCCGGCCTGCCGGTGGCGATCCCCGCCGACACGGAGACCGGGGCGCGCGGCGCCTGGCTGACCGGCATGGTCGCGACCGGCCGCGAACCGGACTTCGCCACCGCGGCGGCACGGCATGTGCGGATCTCGGTCACCTGCGAGCCGGACGCCGCCAAGGGCGGGGCGGTGGGCGACCGCTATGCGGAGTTCCTGCGGCTGCGGGAGCTGCACCGGCCGATCTGGGCGCTCGGCCGCGGCGGGGCGGGCCTCGCCGAAGGAGCCGGCGCGTGA
- a CDS encoding DeoR/GlpR family DNA-binding transcription regulator yields the protein MSARKPRERRERIKGRVVDRGFVRIEQLADELGVTTMTIRRDLDYLQDRGWLRKVRGGATAQPSTAFHGDVRHRARAMTAEKEAIARAALRLVRPGQAVVIDDSTTALALTRLLDRHAPLTVITNFGPVTQTLAGSPGIELISLGGTYYPAYDAFLGLRTVDAVTSLSADTLFASTTAITRGHCYHQSQETVAVKRALMDACARKVLLVDHTKFRRRGLYQLAPVTAFDLVIVDSGIPAFDLDALQADGVEVLVARPEQPTAAAGRGR from the coding sequence ATGAGCGCGCGGAAGCCCCGCGAACGCAGGGAACGGATCAAGGGCCGCGTCGTGGACAGGGGGTTCGTCCGGATCGAGCAGCTGGCCGACGAGCTGGGCGTGACGACCATGACCATCCGCCGGGACCTCGACTACCTGCAGGACAGGGGCTGGCTGAGAAAGGTCCGCGGGGGCGCGACGGCTCAGCCGTCGACCGCCTTCCACGGCGACGTCCGGCACCGTGCCCGCGCCATGACGGCGGAGAAGGAAGCCATCGCCCGCGCCGCTCTGCGCCTCGTCAGGCCCGGGCAGGCAGTCGTCATCGACGACAGCACGACGGCTCTGGCGCTCACACGCCTCCTGGACCGGCACGCCCCGTTGACCGTCATCACCAACTTCGGCCCCGTCACCCAGACACTGGCCGGAAGTCCGGGCATCGAGCTCATCTCCCTGGGCGGGACCTACTACCCCGCCTACGACGCCTTCCTGGGCCTGCGCACCGTGGACGCCGTGACCAGCCTCAGCGCCGACACGCTCTTCGCCTCCACGACCGCCATCACCCGCGGCCACTGCTACCACCAGTCGCAGGAGACGGTGGCGGTGAAGCGGGCCCTGATGGACGCCTGCGCGCGCAAGGTCCTCCTGGTCGACCACACGAAGTTCCGCCGTCGCGGCCTCTACCAACTGGCCCCCGTGACCGCCTTCGACCTCGTCATCGTCGACTCCGGCATCCCGGCCTTCGACCTCGACGCCCTCCAGGCCGACGGCGTCGAGGTCCTCGTGGCCCGCCCGGAGCAGCCCACGGCCGCGGCCGGCAGGGGGAGGTAG
- a CDS encoding LacI family DNA-binding transcriptional regulator gives MARLEDVAREAGVSASTVSRALSRPDMVSEATRARVVAVAETLGYRHNSAARALVTGRTGLLAFSVPSLANPFYAPVLAGAQAAAEEAGCELIVVVTNGSSAREQALYDRLAERVDGFAAAAPLAAGPLLTDVARLLPLVTLDRRVRGVSSVVIDTPSGLGDLGAHLSGLGHRRIAYLGGPEGSWLDPRRLRGLREAATDCEVRALGPYPPEFEAGVRAAEAVLDSGCTAVVAYSSTLLLGLLHRMTMLGVTTPGDISLACADDLSAAGLAMPDVTALRVPAAEAGRRAVERLLHLVSSGAEGAGHQLLPVELRARASTGRLPRPRG, from the coding sequence ATGGCGCGACTCGAGGATGTGGCCAGGGAAGCCGGGGTGTCGGCGTCCACCGTGTCCCGCGCGCTGAGCCGGCCCGACATGGTCTCCGAAGCCACCCGCGCCCGCGTGGTGGCCGTTGCCGAGACGCTCGGCTACCGCCACAACTCCGCCGCCCGCGCCCTGGTCACCGGCCGGACCGGGCTCCTCGCCTTCAGCGTCCCCTCACTGGCCAACCCGTTCTACGCCCCCGTCCTCGCCGGTGCCCAGGCGGCGGCGGAGGAGGCGGGCTGCGAGCTGATCGTGGTGGTGACCAACGGGTCGTCCGCGCGCGAGCAGGCGCTCTACGACCGCCTCGCCGAGCGCGTCGACGGCTTCGCGGCCGCCGCCCCGCTCGCGGCCGGCCCGCTGCTGACGGATGTCGCCCGCCTGCTGCCGCTGGTCACCCTCGACCGCCGTGTCCGCGGGGTCAGTTCCGTCGTGATCGACACCCCGTCGGGCCTCGGCGACCTCGGCGCCCACCTGTCCGGACTCGGCCACCGCCGGATCGCCTACCTGGGCGGGCCCGAAGGCTCCTGGCTCGACCCGCGGCGGCTGCGCGGACTGCGCGAGGCCGCCACCGACTGCGAGGTACGGGCGCTCGGCCCTTACCCGCCGGAGTTCGAAGCCGGCGTCCGCGCCGCCGAGGCGGTCCTCGACTCCGGCTGCACGGCGGTCGTCGCGTACAGCAGCACGCTGCTCCTCGGCCTGCTGCACCGCATGACCATGCTGGGCGTGACAACCCCCGGGGACATCAGCCTGGCCTGCGCGGACGACCTCTCCGCGGCGGGGCTCGCGATGCCGGACGTCACGGCGCTGCGCGTACCGGCCGCGGAGGCGGGACGGCGCGCGGTGGAGCGCCTCCTGCACCTGGTCTCCAGCGGGGCCGAAGGGGCCGGCCACCAACTGCTGCCCGTCGAGCTGCGCGCCCGGGCGTCGACGGGGCGGCTGCCGCGCCCGCGGGGCTGA
- a CDS encoding 2-hydroxyacid dehydrogenase, with product MTTILAAGDHFVRTSLLTDRLRPVAPEAAFRELTLPWPVEPFGAVAEVHEASGTEDQLIEALDGVDICVTQMAPLTERILEASPGLRLFCVGRGGPVNANLAAATRHGVAVTFAPGRNATATAEHTVALMLAATRRVPATHHDLTEGVWRGDYYRYDSVGPELEGSTVGIVGYGAIGSRVARIVQGFGARVLVADPYLGEADTAPAVRVDLPELMRRSSFVTVHARATPETAGLLSRELIGLMPPGGVLVNCARGSLVDYDAVCDALDEGRLFGAAFDVFPEEPLPAGSRLPRTPGVVMTPHLAGASKQTAHNASALVAGEVARFLAGGAPAHCANPEVLRTRR from the coding sequence GTGACCACGATCCTCGCGGCCGGCGACCACTTCGTCCGCACCTCGCTGCTCACCGACCGCCTCCGGCCGGTCGCACCCGAGGCCGCCTTCCGGGAACTCACCCTTCCCTGGCCCGTCGAGCCCTTCGGCGCGGTGGCCGAGGTCCACGAGGCCTCCGGCACCGAGGACCAGCTGATCGAGGCCCTCGACGGTGTGGACATCTGCGTGACGCAGATGGCGCCGCTGACGGAACGGATCCTGGAAGCGAGCCCCGGGCTCCGCCTGTTCTGCGTCGGCCGGGGAGGCCCCGTCAACGCGAATCTCGCGGCGGCCACCCGGCACGGTGTCGCGGTCACCTTCGCTCCCGGCCGCAACGCCACCGCCACCGCCGAGCACACGGTGGCCCTGATGCTGGCCGCCACCCGGCGGGTCCCCGCCACCCACCACGACCTGACCGAGGGCGTCTGGCGGGGCGACTACTACCGCTACGACAGCGTCGGTCCCGAGCTCGAGGGCAGCACGGTCGGCATCGTGGGGTACGGCGCCATCGGCTCCCGGGTGGCCCGCATCGTCCAGGGTTTCGGTGCCCGTGTCCTGGTCGCCGACCCGTACCTGGGAGAGGCCGACACGGCCCCTGCCGTCCGGGTGGACCTCCCCGAACTGATGCGCCGCTCCTCCTTCGTCACCGTGCACGCCCGCGCCACCCCGGAGACCGCGGGGCTGCTCTCCCGCGAGCTGATCGGGCTCATGCCTCCCGGCGGCGTACTCGTCAACTGTGCCCGCGGTTCCCTGGTCGACTACGACGCCGTCTGCGACGCCCTGGACGAAGGCAGGCTCTTCGGCGCCGCCTTCGACGTCTTCCCCGAGGAGCCGCTCCCGGCCGGATCCCGGCTGCCGCGTACGCCCGGCGTCGTCATGACCCCGCATCTGGCCGGCGCCAGCAAGCAGACCGCCCACAACGCGTCCGCCCTCGTGGCCGGCGAGGTCGCCCGCTTCCTGGCCGGTGGCGCACCGGCCCACTGCGCGAACCCGGAGGTGCTGCGGACCCGGCGCTGA
- a CDS encoding sugar ABC transporter permease: protein MTSLGSPVAAATDPPDEPPAARHGFRDSLRGTVRRARAGDVGMLPVVAGVVVIWTIFQSLNRTFLSSTNLVNLAFDMVPLGVIALGIVCVLLVGQIDLSVGSVSGVAAATTGVVMVRHEQSVWLAILMAAGVGALIGWLYGQALNRFGVPSFVATLGGLLAFLGAQLWLLRGENAINLPYDSGLVRFAQVWFVPEAVAYVCALLAAGGFLALGLVRARSRRRAGLSSVSPRWLAVRSLAPAAALLFAVYYLNRTRGVPWMFVLFVALVLILHYVLARTGFGRSLYAVGGNAEAARRAGIDVRAVYTAAFVMCSTLAATGGVLAAARLAAANQSTGTADVNLNAIAAAVIGGTSLFGGRGSAFAALLGVLVIQSISSGLTLLNLDSAYRFVITGCVLLVAVALDSAARRSRQAHGRG, encoded by the coding sequence GTGACCTCTCTCGGTTCTCCGGTGGCGGCGGCCACCGACCCGCCGGACGAGCCCCCGGCGGCGCGGCACGGTTTCCGCGACAGCCTCCGCGGCACGGTCCGCCGGGCCCGGGCCGGCGACGTGGGCATGCTGCCGGTCGTCGCCGGTGTCGTGGTGATCTGGACGATCTTCCAGTCGCTCAACCGGACCTTCCTGTCCAGCACCAACCTGGTGAACCTGGCGTTCGACATGGTGCCCCTGGGGGTGATCGCGCTGGGCATCGTGTGCGTCCTGCTGGTCGGCCAGATCGACCTGTCGGTCGGCTCCGTGAGCGGTGTCGCCGCTGCGACCACGGGCGTGGTGATGGTCCGTCACGAGCAGTCGGTGTGGCTGGCGATCCTGATGGCGGCGGGTGTCGGCGCGCTGATCGGCTGGCTCTACGGGCAGGCGCTCAACCGTTTCGGGGTGCCCAGCTTCGTCGCCACCCTGGGCGGCCTGCTGGCCTTCCTCGGCGCCCAGCTCTGGCTCCTGCGTGGCGAGAACGCGATCAACCTGCCGTACGACTCCGGCCTGGTGAGGTTCGCCCAGGTGTGGTTCGTCCCCGAGGCGGTGGCCTACGTCTGCGCGCTCCTGGCGGCCGGCGGGTTCCTCGCCCTCGGTCTGGTCCGTGCCCGCAGTCGCCGCCGAGCCGGTCTGTCGTCCGTCTCGCCGCGGTGGCTGGCCGTGCGTTCCCTCGCGCCGGCGGCGGCGCTGCTGTTCGCGGTGTACTACCTGAACCGCACCCGCGGGGTGCCGTGGATGTTCGTGCTCTTCGTCGCCCTGGTCCTGATCCTGCACTACGTCCTCGCCCGGACCGGGTTCGGCCGGTCCCTGTACGCGGTGGGCGGCAACGCGGAGGCTGCCCGCAGGGCCGGTATCGACGTACGCGCCGTGTACACCGCGGCATTCGTCATGTGCTCCACGCTCGCCGCGACGGGCGGCGTCCTGGCAGCCGCCCGGCTCGCGGCGGCGAATCAGAGCACCGGTACGGCCGACGTGAACCTGAACGCCATCGCCGCGGCGGTGATCGGCGGGACCAGCCTCTTCGGTGGCCGCGGGTCCGCCTTCGCCGCCCTGCTCGGTGTCCTCGTCATCCAGTCGATCTCCAGCGGGCTCACCCTGCTCAATCTCGACTCCGCGTACCGCTTCGTCATCACGGGCTGCGTGCTGCTGGTCGCCGTCGCCCTGGACTCCGCCGCCCGCCGCTCGCGGCAGGCGCACGGAAGGGGCTGA